The genomic region TACTGAAGATCAGATGCAACAGATGAACTATCAGGTTCAAGTTAAACACCGTAAAGCGCGTGATGTGGCGCATGATTTCTTGGTTGAGCAAAAATTAATCAACAAATGATAAACGGCGCTTGACCCTCACGCCACGTCAGGCCTTATAGTGGGTTTTGAAGGAGGGATGGCAATGAATTATCAGATTAAAGCTTTCGCTGAATTGACCGGTGTTTCTGAGCGCACGCTGCGGTATTATCACGAGCGTGGGTTACTGGTGCCGGCGGTTGCTAGTAATGGTTATCGAAGCTATTCGAGTCAGGATGCGGATCGGCTGCAGTTAATCTTGATGTACCGGCAATTACAGTTTAGCTTGGCTGAGATTCAGCAGTTATTGGCGTTACCGCCAGCAGAACGATTGACGCACTTAGCGGCTAAACGGAATGAACTTGCTAAGCAACAAGCAGTCTTGACAGCAACTTTGGCGCAGTTAGATGCCACCCTTCAAAATCAAACTGGAGGTTCTCAAATGACAGACCAAACTAAATTCGAACAGTTCAAACAACAAGCAATCGCCGAAAATGACCAACGCTATGGGCAAGAAGTGGCGGCAAATTATGGTGAACAAGCCAAGCAAGAGGCGGATCAACATTTTGCGGGTTTAACCAAAGCACAGTATGCGACGATGCAAGCCACTGAGGCCAACTTAACGACGGCCTTGCAAACTTACTTGGCGCAACCGCAATTACCGTCAGAAGCGGCACAAGCGGCATTTAAAGCCCACCAAACGTGGCTGCAAACGGCGACACCACGCTATAGTTTAGCTATGCACCGTGGTTTAGCGGCGATGTATGTGGCGGACGAACGATTTGCGGCTTACTATACGAAATTAGTGGGCAATTCGAAAGCAGCAGCAGCCTTAAAAGCGATTATTGAATACTATGCAATTGAAGCCTAAAAAAAGGACTGACATTTGTCAGTCCTTTTTTATTATTTAGCAGGAATTTCTCGCAAGACGCGTGCTGGATTGCCGACCAAAATCACGTTATCTGGATATGATTTTGTGACGACACTGCCGGCGCCGACAACGACGTTATTGCCGAGGCTTACACCTGGTAAGACAGTGACGTTAGCGCCTAGCCAGACGTGGTCGCCAATCGTAATGGCGCCAGAGATTTCTTTTTTAGTGGCGCGTTCTGTTGGATCAAGTGGGTGATAAGGGGTTAAAAGCGATACACCCGGGCCGAATTTACAGCTATCGCCGATTGTAACGCGGCCTTCATCACAGATTAAAACGTTGCGGTTGGCGTAAAAATGGTCGCCAACCGAAATATTTTGGCCGAAGCTAAATTCAAAACCGGTTTCGATGAAAAAGTCGCTACCAGTGTGGCCGAGTAATTTTTGGATGGTGGCCATCCGAGTTGCGTTATCTAAGATTTGGCCGGCCTTTTGTAGCGCCAAGCGTGTTTCGTTACGTTGTTGAACCGTCGCTTCTGAATCGAAGTACCATTCGCCGTTGGTCATTGCTGTAAAAGCAGCATCGTTTGTGACTGTCATTTGCAATTCTCCTTTACGTAAAGCATGATAACTTTACGATAAAACAATCGATGAAAAAGTGCAAATAACATTAGCGCGGTTTTTGAAAGTTTGCTACAATTAATCTTAATCAAAAAAACGTGCGTATAATTGATCAGCACAAAGTAGGAATACCCTACTTTGTGCTGTTTTTTTATGCCCATTTAAGGAGAATATTCATGTTATTTGTTAAAAGATTACCACAAAACTTTAAGGAAACACTGCTGTTTATCGCGGTGATTTCAATTTTATCCGTCAATTTAATTGCTCCGTTGATCACGGGCTTTGAGATTGGTTTTTCGTGGCAAATGTGGCAAGCCACGCTACGAGTGATTCCGTTTATCTGGGTGGCCGTCGTTGTATTAGTGGTATTGACCCAAAAGCCAGCCGAATACTTGGCCAGTCATCTCATGGCAAAAACTGATAGCTTTCAAGCACAGATGTTAATTACAGCGTTGTGCAACGTCTTTTTAATGTCCGTTTTTCTGACGGTGATCGGCACTTGGATTGGCA from Latilactobacillus sakei subsp. sakei DSM 20017 = JCM 1157 harbors:
- a CDS encoding sugar O-acetyltransferase; translation: MTVTNDAAFTAMTNGEWYFDSEATVQQRNETRLALQKAGQILDNATRMATIQKLLGHTGSDFFIETGFEFSFGQNISVGDHFYANRNVLICDEGRVTIGDSCKFGPGVSLLTPYHPLDPTERATKKEISGAITIGDHVWLGANVTVLPGVSLGNNVVVGAGSVVTKSYPDNVILVGNPARVLREIPAK
- a CDS encoding MerR family transcriptional regulator yields the protein MNYQIKAFAELTGVSERTLRYYHERGLLVPAVASNGYRSYSSQDADRLQLILMYRQLQFSLAEIQQLLALPPAERLTHLAAKRNELAKQQAVLTATLAQLDATLQNQTGGSQMTDQTKFEQFKQQAIAENDQRYGQEVAANYGEQAKQEADQHFAGLTKAQYATMQATEANLTTALQTYLAQPQLPSEAAQAAFKAHQTWLQTATPRYSLAMHRGLAAMYVADERFAAYYTKLVGNSKAAAALKAIIEYYAIEA